gtgtgtttgttccACAAAGACATTCACATTCAACGGGCAACCACTTGGGTGATTGTTAAATCATCAACCGAACATATTTCTAGCTGTAAAGCCTGTAATCTGGAGTCTTTTTCGTCACCTTCATCTCTTTTCGTTGAAAAAGCAGGCTTTTTGGGATTTGTCACACCTATAGTTTCATTTTTTAGCATTGAGGAAACTTCCAACATTGATGGCCTATCAATTGCGTTTTCTTGAACGCATAAGAGAGCTATTTGCATGCATCGAATTAGTTTACATGATGAAGTTGTATCATCTAGAGTTGGATCCATAAATTCCATGCCTTTGCCTTCTTTGCATAGCTCATATGCCTGAAATATAGAATATTGACCATCATTTTGAAATGGGGAAATATATAATacacaacaaaagaaaacaaatttaagATTGGTTCTAGCAATGTTtgttaaagaaacttacatacTCTAGGAGGTTTAGATTCTCATCCAAGCCATGATAACTAGTAGTCCTcttaccacttatgatttgtagAAGTAGAACTCCAAAGCTATAAACATCAGATTTAGTGGAGTATACACCTTTTCGGGCATATTCAGGAGGAATATAACCACTGCATTGTGGAATTATCAAACAGCATTGTTAATTTCTTAACAAGAAATCATGGGCTATAAAGCTTTATCAGGTAGAGGTACTTACTATGTTCCAACAATCCGATCTGTGTTTGCTTCGCGTTCATCTTTCTTGAAAATTCTAGCCATTCCGAAGTCTGAGATCTTCGGCTTCATCTCTTCATCCAGTAAAATGTTACTAGATTTTAAGTCTCGGTgaattattatcattcttgagTATTCTTGGAGATATAGAAGCCCTTGAGTTACTCCTTCAATAATGTCAATACGTTTTTTCCAATCCAATAGGTCCCGTTTGATAGGGTCTATGAAAAATTCCATATTATAGCAATCAGTTCTATAATCATATTGGGGCTAATAGAGCACTAAGATGTGAAAAATTGCATTTAACATATCTCAAATGTTGTAATTGGAAGCAAGACAGATATCATACCAAAGAGGTAGAAGTCCAAGCTTTTGTTTGGCATGTACTCATACATTAGCATTTGTTCATCACTTTCAATACAAAATCCCAATACTTGCACAAGATTTACATGTTGTAGTTTCGCAGTAAGCATAACCTCATTCTTGAACTCCTCAAATCCTTGCGTAGATGTTTTCGAAAGTTTTTTCACTGCTATTTCATTTCCATTTGGTAACACACCCTGATGAAATATACACACACTTATGATTGGTATTATTCACCCAAAAAGATACTTCAAGACATTTTCTACCCATGCTAATAAGAGCATTTCTAggacacaacatttttcataactcCAAACATGAATTATAAAAGTCTATAAATGGCACTACTTTTATTATACGCAAATCACAACAAGTCATATTAACAactgtgaaaaatgttgtgtccCTAATCCTATTTGGAAATAAAATATGACATTGGAATTGTTTTATAGATAGATTCATGTTTTTGCCAATTGCTTGAGTGTAAAAGATGTAGTAACAATAGTTTACCTTATAAACGGGGCCATAACCTCCCTCTCCGAGtttattttcaaatgaaaatttatttgtagCTGCCTCAATGTCAGCTAAACTAAATACTTGCAGATTAGGAACATTGCTATTTGAATCTCCAGCAGCTGCTATGTTATTAGCTTTGGACTCTAATTTTTTTGCTATAACTACAAttccaatatttaaaaaataagaataaaaagtagagaaaagGCTGAAAATATTAATTCTCAAATCATGGGAATAATAAGTTATCCTTCTAACCATAGATGAGAACTGTAGCACATGTagtagaaaaggaaaaagttacCTTTGGATCTGAGCTTTCTCATCCATAAGTAACACACTAAAAGGCATAGTAGGAGAGCAATGGTAGCAGTTGTAGTCAAAATGATCACTAATAATCGCCACTTGGGTCgtccattattttcttcttcttgagcTGACAATGCAATTCATTAATGTTAAGAGAGATGAATATGTCATAGAAGATCTTGAAATAATgtcatttagattttttttttcatttttgacaccTTTAACAGTGTGTTTGGAAAGGCTGGAGGAGAGgggaagagaagagaaatgagAAGAAATGTAGTCATTTCCCTTTGGTCCACATATTGCAATCCACCCAAATTGGGGGGATTTGAAGGGAGAtaatggtttttaaaaaatggggGCCACATACGTaacataatataatatgaagTTGCATATTTGTCCATAAATGCACTTACACCTAtaggtgtaaaatagaaaaagtgcacaattttacatatttttgtgCAAAATTTACATAAATCAGTCCATCAATATTATTGTACATATCCAATATTATTACGATAACTATGCAAATATACACAGTCAAGCTCTCTAaatgattatattattttattctctctctcttcccctacCCCTTTCTCCTTTACTTTCACTTCATTCTAGCGACACCCTACCCTTTTCCTCCTCTACCTTCTCTTGAATCTAGCAACATGCTATGCAAATCTATACAAATCATCAAACTCATTCTAAATCTAGATCTAAATTCATCAAACCCATATACAAAGTCATATaaataatcaaacccaaattaaggaggagaaaaagaagatgtCGAAGAAGAAATAGCAACAGCAAATAAGCCCAAATCACAACTTTCTCTGCCCAAAATCTTTGCTTTCTCCACCTAAAATCACTGCCCATAATCAAACGCAAattgcaaaagaagaagaagaagaagaagaagaagaagaagaagaagaagaagaagaaagaaagaaagaaagaaagaaagaaagaaaaaggagaatgagaatgagaagaaagagaggcACATTTAGGGAAAATAGAgataaggaaaagaagaagaaagagtctGTGTgtttagagggaaaaaaaaaaaaagagtgttaGGTGGCGGTAggtgtaaaataataataaaaaaagtgaggaaaaatattatttaaataaaagagtgtgaataATAGATAAACTGGTGTAGGTGTTTTTGTAAAGTACttgtgtaaaattgaaaaaagtgggttcttatgctaaaatagattgAAAACTTTAGACGggttgatgtgaatgctctaacttttatgcttttttttacACTTATATTAGCATAGAAGTAAAAAACCATATATTTTCTTTacagtttctttctttttgcaaacaaaagaaaggaaaaataaatatattcttcctttttcttttccccttctCTCCCTATTTCCAAACATACACATGAgaattgatttgttttcttttctttctcatttccttgctattattcatttcttttctcttctcttccctCATTTATAACCAAACAAAGCCTAATTGTTAAAGGAATGGTATCTCATATAGTTTAGTTAtgagtttaaaactttaaatttggTACAGTTGTGGCCTTAAAGGATGGGATTTTACACTCTCTAATCCCAGCTTGCCACTtcaatattttacaaattaaagaataagtGGTGCCACACACAATCAATCCCTAACAACCTAAATCACAAATCTGCTCCATTAATAGATTCAACTAAGCCCCAGGCTCCACCCATCCCGATTGTAGCCGTCAGCATCCTTAGTACCAAGCTCAACCCATTATTAACCCCCGTTCATCGCTTAACCTAAGTTAGTGAGTTATtctaaaactctctctctctctctctctctctctctctctctcaaaattaaaCCTTCATGTCCGGTTGAAGCTCTCTATGAGCTTTTCCCACCGCCCACTAGTCATCATTGCcatagtctctctctctctctctctctcttcccaacTTTTTCCTTCTCACTCAACCCTCCCCCTTTTTCAGATTCATCCATCTTGCTCTCACTTGATTTGGGTCTCTCTGTATCTTTGTTTGATTCATCTTGGAGTGAGTGCCATCACTCCATTGCGGTAATTTAGAGGTTCTAGGTGGTCATGTTTGGTGGATTACAAATTGGTGGTCATGGTTGGGTGTTTTGAAAGGTGTTTGGTATTGGAAACTCTGGCCATGATCTGAAAGGCATGACAGAGCCTAGGGGATTGCGTATTGGTGGTGGTGAGTGGCGGTAGACCTTAGTGCCAAGGAAGCTAGCCGCTA
This genomic stretch from Castanea sativa cultivar Marrone di Chiusa Pesio chromosome 1, ASM4071231v1 harbors:
- the LOC142622650 gene encoding uncharacterized protein LOC142622650 isoform X1; translation: MHLIIAPENQVPTRMMSKIVILLFHILLYSELMPSEAQTWIKSGYWYSGTGSPISDINSALYTHLICAFAHVNSSSYELSVPSSDEQYFFTFTDTVRQKNPSVTTLLSIGGADANHTTLSNMVSKASYRKSFIDSSIKIARLYGFQGLDFGWNSANTSSDMTNMGLLFQDWRAAVNFEAKNSSQKDLILTAAVHFSPDLNSVSFPVDSIRSNLNWVHVNAYDYHAPGWSNYTGASAALYDPSSNANTDYGIGAWTGRGLSASKLVLGLPFYGYAWTLKSPSDNGIGAPATGPAAIAIKGGGAIRYYRIKSYVQSYGAAIMYNATYVVNYCTVGSTWIGFDDVEAVRMKVSYAREKKLLGYVVWQIPYDDNWALSLAAQEEENNGRPKWRLLVIILTTTATIALLLCLLVCYLWMRKLRSKVIAKKLESKANNIAAAGDSNSNVPNLQVFSLADIEAATNKFSFENKLGEGGYGPVYKGVLPNGNEIAVKKLSKTSTQGFEEFKNEVMLTAKLQHVNLVQVLGFCIESDEQMLMYEYMPNKSLDFYLFDPIKRDLLDWKKRIDIIEGVTQGLLYLQEYSRMIIIHRDLKSSNILLDEEMKPKISDFGMARIFKKDEREANTDRIVGTYGYIPPEYARKGVYSTKSDVYSFGVLLLQIISGKRTTSYHGLDENLNLLEYAYELCKEGKGMEFMDPTLDDTTSSCKLIRCMQIALLCVQENAIDRPSMLEVSSMLKNETIGVTNPKKPAFSTKRDEGDEKDSRLQALQLEICSVDDLTITQVVAR